The following are from one region of the Spodoptera frugiperda isolate SF20-4 chromosome 20, AGI-APGP_CSIRO_Sfru_2.0, whole genome shotgun sequence genome:
- the LOC118281617 gene encoding sodium channel protein Nach-like produces MRVYPESNFKNDGSKKTRPASDVSGFSLLAASLRHQTTEFFNNSTLHGVRYIAEKDRPFCEKFMWFSFTAVGAVTTCIIIVSLWEKFQTNPTITGLDTDFHNWDVPFPAVTICDVDPVDDDLLETYIESTWGANPPEKAGEMLRWLATLTYRSIEERAADFLSDTALVGKDDEDGPAVAKNPKDAVFQIVRHCESLFYDCEWKGDSEECCDVLMPVFTEMGFCYAFNSKHAEKVWPWQSQTQSEQFNEAFIHETDAKWSFMFNSDRKNTTFDIFIHSTEEMAGLEQSAQHSWDRRVEKVSFSVKHTYTTEDARQLSIRQRRCVFADEQHLETSNIYTYSACMRQCRMHRSRAFCKCVPHFYPPLKGYKQCSLKELGCIAKHASAITDVTSCSCELGCSHTVYEVEKLSDVDATRISENTLLETEFVSWPMVRYKREVLFGWVDLLVSFGGIAGLFLGFSLLSGVELLYYFTLRAWCAAARDADVLREERAERLARPKPPHDLSLVPWWKQPPVPRSARPLVVRAKNVQPPEYSPPPSYPTYLP; encoded by the exons ATGAGAGTGTATCCCGAGtcaaactttaaaaatgacggTTCTAAGAAGACCCGGCCGGCTTCAGATGTTAGTGGTTTTTCGCTGCTGGCTGCTAGCCTACGTCACCAGACTACGGAGTTTTTCAATAACTCAACATTGCATGGTGTACGATACATCGCTGAGAAGGACAGGCCTTTTTGTGAGAA GTTTATGTGGTTCAGCTTTACAGCAGTAGGAGCAGTAACCACTTGTATTATCATAGTCAGTTTATGGGAGAAGTTTCAAACTAACCCAACTATCACGG gtTTGGATACAGACTTTCATAACTGGGATGTTCCATTCCCTGCAGTGACGATATGTGACGTGGATCCAGTTGACGACGATTTATTGGAAACTTATATTGAGAG CACCTGGGGTGCCAACCCTCCGGAGAAGGCTGGTGAGATGCTGCGATGGTTGGCCACACTCACCTACCGATCTATAGAAGAACGTGCTGCGGATTTCCTCTCAGACACAGCCCTTGTAGGCAAAGATGACGAAGATGGACCTGCAGTAGCTAAAAACCCTAAAGATGCTGTATTCCAA ATAGTTCGACATTGTGAGTCATTGTTCTACGACTGTGAATGGAAGGGAGATTCCGAGGAATGTTGCGACGTACTAATGCCTGTATTCACTGAAATGGGATTCTGTTACGCCTTTAACTCCAAACATGCGGAAAAAGTGTGGCCATG GCAATCGCAGACTCAATCTGAACAGTTCAATGAAGCGTTCATCCATGAGACCGACGCCAAATGGTCCTTCATGTTTAATTCTGATCGGAAGAATACGACATTCGAT ATTTTCATACATTCAACAGAAGAAATGGCGGGTCTGGAGCAAAGCGCTCAGCACTCTTGGGATCGTCGAGTGGAGAAAGTATCATTCTCCGTGAAACACACGTATACCACTGAAGACGCTCGTCAGCTGTCCATTCGTCAACGACGCTGTGTGTTCGCAGACGAACAACATCTGGAGACTTCCAACATTTACACTTATTCAGCTTGCATGAGACAGTGTCGCATGCATCGGAGTCGGGCTTTCTGCAAATGTGTTCCTCATTTTTATCCGCCTTTGA AGGGCTACAAACAATGCTCATTAAAAGAGTTGGGATGTATAGCAAAACATGCGTCCGCAATAACAGACGTCACAAGTTGCAGCTGTGAACTAGGGTGCTCGCACACTGTTTACGAAGTCGAAAAACTTTCTGACGTCGA TGCAACACGGATCAGCGAGAACACTTTGTTGGAAACAGAGTTTGTGTCATGGCCTATGGTGCGGTACAAACGCGAGGTGCTGTTCGGTTGGGTCGACTTGCTTG TGTCATTCGGTGGTATTGCGGGATTGTTCCTGGGTTTCTCCCTGTTGTCCGGTGTGGAGCTATTGTACTACTTCACGTTGCGAGCGTGGTGTGCAGCCGCTAGAGATGCTGATGTGCTGCGAGAGGAGCGAGCTGAGAGACTGGCTCGGCCTAAACCTCCACATGACCTGAGTCTTGTGCCTTG gtGGAAGCAGCCCCCAGTGCCGCGGAGCGCTCGTCCGCTAGTGGTGCGTGCTAAGAACGTACAGCCACCGGAGTATTCGCCACCTCCTTCATATCCCACCTACTTACCTTAG
- the LOC118281638 gene encoding adenylate kinase 7 isoform X1: MNKSTEKLSSDKSSVDLTTLYSHKRYFINNVDSYHGEFFLKEVAKVFEKDIALPPSSSRNTSQSMLGEDMVVTEPPPPELPYEIIGTYANESTKRMEKLTRIVKKEDSIREMLTCGTVVFDISVDREELKLAMEYLTVLKELLEAQAPVDDDAGEPSVVTSPDFKKRYLILISTVMTWASTRPLDPDNTEVPFVETDFRKRKPHPNYKMHYDVENEVIGIARKYRKLIGALVVATGVTYGGKEDVLFYWFQKSWECEPILPILGRGNNSVPLINILDLGSIVHNLIVDFPKKLYILAVEQNVSKQRDIVKPLGRQIGSGMFKCIPPEDAFLIPEIDQRIYDLMTLNLNMEPTFIVETMGLQWTSEGTFADNIPVLMKQFKKERGLKPFKILVYGPPICGKTTLSRSLCDTYGLIYVSPETVAQDLLEDLTWRVNHWDIGETAAISEPNPEEEDMGMDDEDQGEDEGIQEQARQTLALLQSGRPLTDEEIMMFLRQKLLSREAVNRGWVLDGFPMTLAQCQTIFEKGDEQDSEAGEETREEPFDEDVDLYSSVLKKILPDIVVSLEATDDFICEKAMRQPEGYSRLDEETILKRLSEFRAGDTRENTPLNFFDELDIHPLVVPVRDPTDYGMQGSYTAVSLRMGRPCRYGRLLEIIEAAEKKEKCEQESLKSKEAKALKEREEKLRTEREEKMEYWTELYAMMREEEEAALAAAGEPMRNYLVHHIFPTLTPALLEVAKLRPDDPIDFLAEKTFKLNPLGMALEEKCELHDERTRLENECTDERPKEATLQNKAEAAVNEESVEESLDRQYVDNLGGYKYFY; the protein is encoded by the exons ATGAACAAATCGACAGAGAAATTGTCTTCAGACAAGTCGTCGGTAGACTTAACTACCCTGTATTCTCACaagagatattttataaataacgtcGATTCGTACCATGGAGAGTTTTTCTTGAAAGAAGTGGCAAAGGTGTTCGAAAAAGATATTGCACTACCCCCATCGTCATCACGAAACACCTCACAATCGATGCTTGGGGAAGATATGGTAGTTACAGAACCCCCTCCGCCTGAACTGCCCTACGAAATTATTG GAACCTATGCTAATGAAAGTACAAAGCGTATGGAAAAACTAACGAGGATCGTAAAGAAAGAAGATAGCATACGAGAAATGCTGACATGTGGCACGGTCGTATTTGATATCAGTGTGGATAGAGAAGAACTTAAATTGGCAATGGAATATTTGACAG TACTGAAGGAGTTGCTAGAAGCACAAGCACCCGTAGACGACGATGCTGGTGAACCTAGCGTCGTTACCAGCCCTGACTTCAAAaaacgctacttaattttaatatccacCGTTATGACTTGGGCTTCCACCAGACCATTAGATCCG GATAATACAGAGGTACCTTTCGTAGAAACAGATTTCCGGAAAAGAAAACCGCATCCTAATTATAAAATGCATTACGACGTAGAAAATGAAGTGATTGGCATAGCTAGAAAATACAGAAAACTTATTGG AGCACTAGTGGTAGCTACAGGAGTGACCTACGGAGGCAAGGAAGACGTGCTCTTCTATTGGTTTCAAAAGTCTTGGGAGTGTGAACCGATTCTCCCTATCCTAGGTCGAGGAAACAATTCAGTGCCTTTGATAAATATACTGGACTTGGGGTC AATTGTCCACAACTTAATAGTGGATTTCCCGAAGAAGTTATACATATTGGCAGTAGAACAGAACGTTTCGAAACAAAGAGAT ATAGTGAAACCACTCGGACGACAAATTGGTTCTGGAATGTTCAAATGCATTCCACCAGAAGATGCCTTTTTAATTCCAGAAATCGAT CAAAGAATTTACGATTTGATGACTCTCAATTTAAACATGGAGCCAACTTTTATCGTTGAGACAATGGGACTGCAATGGACTTCCGAAGGGACCTTCGCTGATAACATACCCGTTCTTATGAAGCAATTTAAGAAAGAGAGAGGATTGAAACCATTTAAG ATTCTCGTGTATGGTCCGCCTATATGTGGGAAAACAACTTTGTCAAGAAGTCTTTGTGATACTTACGGTCTTATTTACGTTTCTCCTGAAACTGTGGCTCAAGATTTGCTGGAAGATTTA ACATGGCGCGTTAACCATTGGGATATTGGTGAAACCGCAGCAATATCTGAACCAAATCCTGAGGAAGAAGACATGGGAATGGATGATGAAGACCAGGGTGAAGATGAAGGAATACAGGAACAAGCCAGGCAAACCTTGGCTTTACTCCAATCCGGTCGTCCGCTTACCGATGAAGAAATTATGAT GTTCCTTCGTCAAAAGTTGTTAAGTCGTGAGGCTGTCAACAGAGGATGGGTACTTGATGGATTTCCCATGACCCTAGCGCAATGTCAAACAA TATTTGAAAAAGGAGATGAGCAGGATTCTGAAGCCGGAGAAGAAACTCGTGAAGAACCGTTTGACGAAGACGTTGATTTGTATAGCAGTGTGCTAAAGAAGATATTACCAG ATATTGTAGTATCGTTGGAGGCTACCGATGACTTCATTTGTGAGAAAGCTATGAGACAGCCGGAAGGGTACTCTCGTCTGGACGAAGAGACTATACTAAAAAGATTAAGTGAATTCCGAGCTGGTGATACTCGAGAAAATACTCCGCTTAATTTCTTTGACGAATTGGACATACACCCATTAGTAGTTCCTGTGAGAGACCCTACAGATTACGGTATGCAGGGCTCATACACAGCCGTCTCACTGCGAATGGGTCGACCTTGCCGCTATGGAAGACTTCTAG AAATTATTGAAGCTGCtgagaagaaagaaaaatgtgAACAAGAAAGTTTGAAAAGTAAAGAAGCGAAAGCTTTGAAGGAAAGGGAGGAAAAACTGAGAACCGAACGCGAAGAGAAAATGGAATACTgg ACGGAGTTATACGCAATGATGCGTGAAGAAGAAGAAGCAGCATTGGCGGCTGCTGGCGAACCTATGCGCAATTACTTGGTTCATCACATCTTCCCAACCCTCACTCCTGCTTTGCTTGAAGTCGCCAAATTACGCCCTGATGATCCTATCGATTTCCTA GCGGAAAAAACTTTCAAGTTAAACCCACTTGGTATGGCGTTGGAAGAAAAATGTGAATTACACGATGAAAGGACGAGATTGGAGAACGAATGTACTGACGAAAGGCCCAAGGAGGCcactttacaaaataaagccGAGGCAGCCGTAAACGAAGAGTCTGTTGAAGAGAGTCTTGATCGCCAATATGTTGACAATCTAGGcggctataaatatttttattaa
- the LOC118281638 gene encoding adenylate kinase 7 isoform X2 translates to MNKSTEKLSSDKSSVDLTTLYSHKRYFINNVDSYHGEFFLKEVAKVFEKDIALPPSSSRNTSQSMLGEDMVVTEPPPPELPYEIIGTYANESTKRMEKLTRIVKKEDSIREMLTCGTVVFDISVDREELKLAMEYLTVLKELLEAQAPVDDDAGEPSVVTSPDFKKRYLILISTVMTWASTRPLDPDNTEVPFVETDFRKRKPHPNYKMHYDVENEVIGIARKYRKLIGALVVATGVTYGGKEDVLFYWFQKSWECEPILPILGRGNNSVPLINILDLGSIVHNLIVDFPKKLYILAVEQNVSKQRDIVKPLGRQIGSGMFKCIPPEDAFLIPEIDQRIYDLMTLNLNMEPTFIVETMGLQWTSEGTFADNIPVLMKQFKKERGLKPFKILVYGPPICGKTTLSRSLCDTYGLIYVSPETVAQDLLEDLTWRVNHWDIGETAAISEPNPEEEDMGMDDEDQGEDEGIQEQARQTLALLQSGRPLTDEEIMMFLRQKLLSREAVNRGWVLDGFPMTLAQCQTIFEKGDEQDSEAGEETREEPFDEDVDLYSSVLKKILPDIVVSLEATDDFICEKAMRQPEGYSRLDEETILKRLSEFRAGDTRENTPLNFFDELDIHPLVVPVRDPTDYGMQGSYTAVSLRMGRPCRYGRLLEIIEAAEKKEKCEQESLKSKEAKALKEREEKLRTEREEKMEYWTELYAMMREEEEAALAAAGEPMRNYLVHHIFPTLTPALLEVAKLRPDDPIDFLAEHLFKLNSTGKMLEPGYNLQAEYLLGKIKILDDALKDLDIIIEPLITPECEIHDPPPTHTINPMSAL, encoded by the exons ATGAACAAATCGACAGAGAAATTGTCTTCAGACAAGTCGTCGGTAGACTTAACTACCCTGTATTCTCACaagagatattttataaataacgtcGATTCGTACCATGGAGAGTTTTTCTTGAAAGAAGTGGCAAAGGTGTTCGAAAAAGATATTGCACTACCCCCATCGTCATCACGAAACACCTCACAATCGATGCTTGGGGAAGATATGGTAGTTACAGAACCCCCTCCGCCTGAACTGCCCTACGAAATTATTG GAACCTATGCTAATGAAAGTACAAAGCGTATGGAAAAACTAACGAGGATCGTAAAGAAAGAAGATAGCATACGAGAAATGCTGACATGTGGCACGGTCGTATTTGATATCAGTGTGGATAGAGAAGAACTTAAATTGGCAATGGAATATTTGACAG TACTGAAGGAGTTGCTAGAAGCACAAGCACCCGTAGACGACGATGCTGGTGAACCTAGCGTCGTTACCAGCCCTGACTTCAAAaaacgctacttaattttaatatccacCGTTATGACTTGGGCTTCCACCAGACCATTAGATCCG GATAATACAGAGGTACCTTTCGTAGAAACAGATTTCCGGAAAAGAAAACCGCATCCTAATTATAAAATGCATTACGACGTAGAAAATGAAGTGATTGGCATAGCTAGAAAATACAGAAAACTTATTGG AGCACTAGTGGTAGCTACAGGAGTGACCTACGGAGGCAAGGAAGACGTGCTCTTCTATTGGTTTCAAAAGTCTTGGGAGTGTGAACCGATTCTCCCTATCCTAGGTCGAGGAAACAATTCAGTGCCTTTGATAAATATACTGGACTTGGGGTC AATTGTCCACAACTTAATAGTGGATTTCCCGAAGAAGTTATACATATTGGCAGTAGAACAGAACGTTTCGAAACAAAGAGAT ATAGTGAAACCACTCGGACGACAAATTGGTTCTGGAATGTTCAAATGCATTCCACCAGAAGATGCCTTTTTAATTCCAGAAATCGAT CAAAGAATTTACGATTTGATGACTCTCAATTTAAACATGGAGCCAACTTTTATCGTTGAGACAATGGGACTGCAATGGACTTCCGAAGGGACCTTCGCTGATAACATACCCGTTCTTATGAAGCAATTTAAGAAAGAGAGAGGATTGAAACCATTTAAG ATTCTCGTGTATGGTCCGCCTATATGTGGGAAAACAACTTTGTCAAGAAGTCTTTGTGATACTTACGGTCTTATTTACGTTTCTCCTGAAACTGTGGCTCAAGATTTGCTGGAAGATTTA ACATGGCGCGTTAACCATTGGGATATTGGTGAAACCGCAGCAATATCTGAACCAAATCCTGAGGAAGAAGACATGGGAATGGATGATGAAGACCAGGGTGAAGATGAAGGAATACAGGAACAAGCCAGGCAAACCTTGGCTTTACTCCAATCCGGTCGTCCGCTTACCGATGAAGAAATTATGAT GTTCCTTCGTCAAAAGTTGTTAAGTCGTGAGGCTGTCAACAGAGGATGGGTACTTGATGGATTTCCCATGACCCTAGCGCAATGTCAAACAA TATTTGAAAAAGGAGATGAGCAGGATTCTGAAGCCGGAGAAGAAACTCGTGAAGAACCGTTTGACGAAGACGTTGATTTGTATAGCAGTGTGCTAAAGAAGATATTACCAG ATATTGTAGTATCGTTGGAGGCTACCGATGACTTCATTTGTGAGAAAGCTATGAGACAGCCGGAAGGGTACTCTCGTCTGGACGAAGAGACTATACTAAAAAGATTAAGTGAATTCCGAGCTGGTGATACTCGAGAAAATACTCCGCTTAATTTCTTTGACGAATTGGACATACACCCATTAGTAGTTCCTGTGAGAGACCCTACAGATTACGGTATGCAGGGCTCATACACAGCCGTCTCACTGCGAATGGGTCGACCTTGCCGCTATGGAAGACTTCTAG AAATTATTGAAGCTGCtgagaagaaagaaaaatgtgAACAAGAAAGTTTGAAAAGTAAAGAAGCGAAAGCTTTGAAGGAAAGGGAGGAAAAACTGAGAACCGAACGCGAAGAGAAAATGGAATACTgg ACGGAGTTATACGCAATGATGCGTGAAGAAGAAGAAGCAGCATTGGCGGCTGCTGGCGAACCTATGCGCAATTACTTGGTTCATCACATCTTCCCAACCCTCACTCCTGCTTTGCTTGAAGTCGCCAAATTACGCCCTGATGATCCTATCGATTTCCTA GCGGAACACCTATTCAAGCTGAATTCGACCGGTAAAATGCTTGAACCAGGATATAATTTACAAGCGGAGTATTTACTggggaaaattaaaatattggacGACGCTTTGAAGGATCTCGACATAATAATTGAACCGCTAATTACTCCAGAATGCGAAATACATGACCCGCCGCCTACCCATACTATTAACCCCATGAGTGCTCTTTAA